gAATTTTAGAAGTTAGCAGCTAATTTATGCATAAAAGAAAAGACTCCTTTACAGCAAGGCCCCTGAGTTTTTCTAGAATTGCGCAGCACTATTAAGAACTATTCAAATGAGTCACAGACTTTGCAAAGAAACCCCTGGAGTTACTCCTATTCTTGCGTGAGGCCCCtagcatggccggcggcggttcTAGGCCGAAATCCGGCGAGCTCGCTCGCAGGCGGCGAGGATTAGGTGGGGGAGAAGCAAGAGGGAGCCACGGGCTACCTTGGGAGGTGCTCGGCGCGTCGGGAGATGGCCGGAGATGAGTTGTCCGCGGTGGccgtggtggaggcggcggtggcggcgtcgttCTTGCCGtcgaggcgaggcggcggtggggcggagcggcgcggaggTCAGCAGGGCCAGGGGCGGCCATAGCAGGTGACGGCGCAAGGCACGCGGGCAGGTGGCCGTGCGCGGGCTCGgcgctgcagcagcagcgcaggcagcaacagcagcgcaAGCGAGCGGCGCTCGCGCGTGAGAGagacgagggagagagagggcagcggtcgagcagcagcagcagcatgtgACGCGCAGCGCGTCCCGCGCTCTGGCGGTGCCGTGGCTAAATTGGTGACGGTGTCCAAAAATATCAGGATGTTACAAACTCCCTCCTCGCCTCCCTCTCCGACCCgtccgccctcctcctcctccccgccccgCTCCTCGCGTTttcccgcctccgcctcctcctgccgcccgccgccgccgccacccacctcctcctccggcccgtcgcctccctcctccacctccaccgccccgacctccgcctcggcctccagctccacgcgctctccctctccctcggcCTCTCCCGCCACCCGCTCCTCCTGCCCCGCCTCGCCTCATTCTACTCCCAccacccctccctcctcccggccgcctcctccctcgccgccggctccaCGTGCCCCCAGCCCTACAATGTCCTCATCTCCGCCTGCCTCAGCCATGGCCTGCCGCgccacgcgctcgccgcgtACCAGGAGATGGTGGGCAAGGACGCCGTGGCCCCGGACGCCTTCACGTACCCCTCCGTGCTCCGCGCCTGCGCCGAGGCCGGAGACCTCGCGCTCGGGCGGGCGGTGCACGTGCGTGCTGCGGACGCCGGCATGGACGGGCACTTGTTTTTCCAGAACGCGCTGGTGTCCATGTACGCCAAGTGCGGGGACCTCGTCGCCGCGCGCAGGGTGTTCGATGGAATGGGCCACAGGGATGTAGTGTCGTGGAACTCCATGATCTCTGGCTACGCTGCATCTGGGCTGTGGAGAGAGGCGGTAGAGCTGTTTAATCGGATGCGGGCAGATGCGTAGCatggcttctttttttttttgcgggttgAGCCAAACACAAACCTGCCGTGCCTTCTCGGAACTGGTCGTCCATGGCAAGGTTTGATTTCAACTCGGTGACATGGAACACAATTGCCGGTGGTTACATTCAGATGCGTGATTATAAGGCGGCAATTGGGTTGATTCGTGATATGGTAAGAGGTGGTGCTGGGGCCGACTTTGTGACTCTGGTGATTGGATTGAATGCTTGCTCACGAGCAGGATGGTTGAGGCTTGGAAAGGAGATACATGGGTTGGCAGTCCGCATGCACTGCGATGGAATTGAGAGCGTGAGCAATGCGGTGATCGCGATGTATGCCAGGTGCAAGGATATGGAGTGTGCTCTTATGTTGTTCAAAATGCTGAGGTGCCCAGGCCTGGTGACATGGAATACGATGATAGCTGGTTTTGCGTTGTCGGATGATGCAGAAGAGGCTTCTAGGCTTTTCCGTGAAATGGTATGCAGTGATGTGGAGCCTAATTATGTTACTGTTGTTACCTACCTTGCACTCTGTGCTCGAGTTGCTAATCTGCAACATGGGCGGGAGCTTCACACCCACATCGTTAAGCATGGGTTCAAAGGGTATCGTTTGTTGTGGAACTCTCTTATAGATATGTACTCAAAGTCAGGGAGGCTCTGGGTGGCACAAAATGTCTTTGATACCATGGATGACCGTGATATGATATCCTACACTTCAATGATCGCAGGATATGGAATGCAAGGAAAAGGGACAGTTGCCCTACGCCTTTTCAACCAGATGATTGACAGTGGGATCATGCCGGATGCCATCATCATGGTTACTGTACTCTCTGCTTGTAGCCACTCTGGGCTTGTGGATGAAGGAGAAGAGGTTTTTGATAAGATGGTCAATTCATTTGGTATAAAGCCCCAGATGGAGCACTATTCTTGCATGGTTGATCTATATGCACGTGCCGGATTATTGGAAAAGGCAGAGGAATTGCTTAATCAGATTCCCTTCCCTCCAACATCCACAATGTTGGCAGCATTAGTGGGAGCTTGCCATGATCAAGGTAACATAGTAATTGGTGAAAGATCAGCAAGGAGGCTCTTAGAGATGAAGACAGAGAATGCTGGGCACTATGTTCTGGTTGCCAACATGTATGCAGCTGCAGGTTGCTGGAATGAGCTAGCGACAGTCAGAAAACTGATGAGGGACCTGGGTGTTACAAAAGCTCCTGGGTTAGCATGGGCCGATCTTGGTAATGGGTTTACCCCCTTTCTTGTTGGGGATAGATCCAACCCCCTAGCTCCAGAAATCTATGAGGTTTTGGATGAACTAACTGAACAAATGAGGAATATGGATGATTGCAGTGATCTGGACATATTATCCACAGAGGAACTAATGGAGTAAAGTGGTTATTGCAGGACAAGAAGGAAAGGTTCCTGCTTTGGTGTGAAATGGAGTTCATTAATAAACTCTAGAATGAGATTGCACCATAAAGCATGGGGATtaaggggaaggagaaggaaaagaaaatgatgtCCTTAAATAAGCAGCCATGTAAGTGCTACTGTGCTAGAAGGTGGGATTGCTCAACAAGTCAATACACAAGCAAACACCAAGCGAAACAGATTTTTAACCGTCACATTTATTGCTGTGATTGATCTTGAGTTTCAAACCGTTGCACCAATTCCCTTGATTGGCAAATGCAAAGCAGTCAAAGTTCCTTCATGAGAGTTTTACTTTTATTGGCAAGTGATGGTTGTACATATCACTCACACCACACATATAATGCACCAATGCATTTACAGCCTAATTGGCTCCCTTTGATTACCTGTAAACCACGGTTACCATTTTCTGGCAACCATCATAAACGCCAAGCTTCCCTTGATCAGAGGTAAGCTCATCTTCTTGTGCATTACTATGTTTCCATTTACTCACTGGATTTAAGATATTCGACCATTGAATATTAATCATATCATAtgtcataaaaaataaaaattggaAGTTGTTTAATATGAGCTTTTAAATAGAAGAATTGCTAGAACCAGTCTTTTTTGTCCCTTGAGTTATAAAACTGCACATCATTATTCATTACATTACAGCACATGTTTCTCGCCTGAAAGTTTGTACTATGCTTTGCTAGACCCAAacaagaatttttttatttgccgCTGACTAACTCTGGGTTGACTTCCTGGTCAAGTCCTAGTTTTGGAGTGTTCATGTCATGAGGATGTAATTTATATAGGGGGTTACAGCCCCTTCAAATCTGTAACATTTGGGGATAAAAccccttcctttttcttcttaatataatgatgcgcagttctcctgcgcgttcgagaaaaaaaaactctgggTTGACTTGCCATCTAATAGCTGAACCTTCTTCACATAACTCTGAATGTGATGAAGGCAGGTTTGCAATGGATTATAGAAATATAAtctcaaattaaaaaaaattctgataAATTATGTGATGCTGAAGCCAATAGCCTTTTGGTGATGTTTTGTTTGCAAGGACACCAAGATAAAAAGGATTCAATTACCTTTTTACAGAATGTGAGTTACTTTTACTACTGCAGGATCATGGTCTAAACAGGCTTTAAGTCACAATGTAGAATTAGGCTTTCTTTCTAATTTACTCCAATTAGTTTAACTTATTCACATTGCAGCTTCTACAGTCTGCAAATTTAGTGTACTAATTTGTAGTTGATAAGGTAAACCAACTTCTTATGCTGTAATTTTACCCTTAACCTTTTTAGTAGAGATAACCAACCATTTTCTGTCTTCCAAAGTGCCACATCTGACCAACTTTGTAAATAAAATTCTCATGATCAGTGTTAACACCATTATATTCATCTCCCCTTCTTAAGATTTCTGGTTAATTGTATGTTGTGGATATGAATTTCTAAAAGACGCATTTTCGTAGGTGGGGGCTGGGTGCATTTTTTGTGTATAATCTGTAGTGTTATTAAGTTTTATATTCCCATCCCTCAATAACTTAGCTTATTTTGCAGTCTTAAGCTATTTTTGATGACTTTGCTTTTCGGAATTTGAATAGAATtacaagaaaaaatagaaaacattCCTCACGAAACTGCGGAATAAATTATTTTGTATTTTGAATATGCATGTGCTAGCACGTACATTGCATGATCATTGAAAGCATCCTCAGGAACTCATGGAGATGTGTCTAGTTATGTAGACTCGCAAGATAAGGGGATGTGCGTATCCTATATACGATTGTACTTTGCACGAGTGTGATGAGCAGTTTTGCTGGCATATGTGAACTTGATATGCATTTTCTTTTAGAGCATACCATGTATATAATATGAAGCCGATTTGATACTGACGGTACGTAAGTAATGTGTTCTTTATTCTCTGCTGTTTCAGGTTGCTTGTTTGCTTCCAAGCGCAATGAAGCATCTGGGTGGCTGGAGCCTGGCTTACACCGGACCCTGGAATCGGAGGTGGCGAGTCTGGAGTGTGTCAGTCAAACGCATCAAATGCTCTAGAAGCCAGCCTGAACCTTTCGACATTTACATGTGTGATGCATTTCGAGATAGGAAGTGGGCAGAGGGGTTGGTATTACGGCGACACGGGGGACCGCCTAGAAGCCAGGTACATGCATACCTTTATACTGCCGTAAGGACGATGTGTCCCGGACATCACTAATCCAGTGCCACTGAGGTTTTGATTTTCAAGTGCCAGGTGggggcaaagaaaaaaaaactctgctCTGGTTTCTCATCAGAGAAGCGTAGGTTGGATTTCTTTTTacccaaaaaaataaaagacaTCGGAACAGTTGCAACCTGCAGCCACCTAATCGACTAGCCAACATACagcatcaatcaaaatatcaAATTGCGTACCTTGCCTAtcctaataaataaataaattcacAATTATAAATAGACTAATGGTGagagagcaactccaacagattgattttcctCTTTCCCTTTTTCACTTTTTAGCCATAAAGGGGATTTAGGGGGAAAATTTAGCTCCaacaaattgattttttttcctctttcccctttatttccctcccctctctcttttttaaaGGGGAATTTCACCTTCTCTCTTTCTATCCATTCTTTACTAGTCATAAGATCCACATGCATGAAAAGATTCTGACTACTCATGAATTAAAGGGGAAAGAGAAAAATATCTGCTGGAGCACATCTTTCCAATAAATTAAAattgtgatgaagcattccctATAAGATGAGAGAAAAATCAATCTGTTCCATGAGACAAACAATGAGAACCGAACCATGCCTCGTTGCCAAACGGACAGGCCAAACCAGCCAACTTGGTTTTCGTAGGATGGGGGTTGAAAACGCgacgggaaaatcccgtccGACCGGCACTGTATACCGATTTTCCTGTCCAAATACCGTTTCAACAGGAAATACAAGAAACCAGGAAAAAAATCAGGAACAGAATCAATTCATGGATTTTCCTGACCGTTTTGCCGGTTCCATATTTAACCGGGAATATTCCCACTGTATTTTCCCGTATTTACAAGCAAATTTTTATTTCAACCCATAAACCGAACTCTATTTGGCCCAGCCCACACCAGCCACAGGGGCACCCGACGGAGTGCACTTGCATACTGGGACTGGGAGTTATATAGCGCAGGGGTTGAATCCCTCCTAGCTGCCTAAGCCAGGTGGTACTAAAGCTGAGAGGTGCATGCAGTATGCCTGGCGTGGTGGCGCTTGCTTTGCTACTGCCGTGCGCAGTGGGCCGCATGGGCCATTCATTTTATGAGTTGCTGGCCACTACGCACCTCAAAAGACCAACCATTTATacatttcttttttgtttaattgtttcttccttttcttcttttgacTGTGCCTACATGAACCGGTCACCTTTTTTCTTGAACTCATTCATCCGAGCAAGCTGAGGTGTTAAGTTGAATGGCTCAACTGGTTATACGATGTTGGTGTTTCCGATTTGAATTATCGTTTCCCGACCGTTACCGACATGTTACCGATCGAAATGTATGGTTTTCGGAATCCCGTAATCCCGATTTCATTTTCCCGACCGGCattcccgttcccgttcccgcaTAAAAAATATGGTAACGGAAGTGGTTAGAGGGTTTTCCCGACtgttcccgaccgttttcatcccgaCATGGGAAGGACTCGACGCCACTCTGCCATGGGTGACCCAAACTCATAGCCCGTTTGGTCGCGGCaaccggcggcggtggagcgaaGGTCTGGTCCGGCCAAGAGAAGAGGAGGTGGCACGACAGGCCCGCCCAGTAGGCAGCCGGCTGGTGCGACGCTGGCTTGGACGGCCAGCATGGTAGCCCCGTCATGCCAGTGTATACTGTGTATATGCCGCGACAGCGACGGCCTGTCGTGCCAGCCAAAGGTCTAGAAATAAATTTTTGGTCcgaattagtttttttttaaaaaataaaataaacttcCGCTTCTTCGCTACACACATCCTGATGTTCCATCGTCGTCACCTCCCCTACCGTGTAATCTTCCACGACGAGCTCCGTTCCCGCACGCATCCTCCTCCGGTCAGAATTGCCCTCCCAACCAACCCCGCGACGCGACCCATACCaggctccttcctcctccctccctccgtccCCGCGCGCGGCTCCGCCCCTCCCACCGGACAATCATTTCGCTTGTGGCTTCCAAGTTCCACCGCAGCAGCCGCCACCGCGCACATGCCGCCTGCTCCTGTCTCGTATAGTTTATAGCCGCGGGCGAGGCGGCGATGATCAGGCCGCAggccgggctgctgctgcggtcGCTGGGAGCGGGAGGAGGCGCGCGCCCCGGCGCCATGAGGTCGGCCACCTcgctcctcctcggcgccgcgctcgccaccgccttcttcctcctctacaCCTCCCTCTGCCGCGACATCGGCGGCTCCcccgggacgccgccgccgcggtgggaGCGGCGGGAGGCCGGTAAGGCC
This portion of the Panicum virgatum strain AP13 chromosome 2N, P.virgatum_v5, whole genome shotgun sequence genome encodes:
- the LOC120662430 gene encoding pentatricopeptide repeat-containing protein At1g71490-like yields the protein YQDVTNSLLASLSDPSALLLLPAPLLAFSRLRLLLPPAAAATHLLLRPVASLLHLHRPDLRLGLQLHALSLSLGLSRHPLLLPRLASFYSHHPSLLPAASSLAAGSTCPQPYNVLISACLSHGLPRHALAAYQEMVGKDAVAPDAFTYPSVLRACAEAGDLALGRAVHVRAADAGMDGHLFFQNALVSMYAKCGDLVAARRVFDGMGHRDVVSWNSMISGYAASGLWREAVELFNRMRADAFDFNSVTWNTIAGGYIQMRDYKAAIGLIRDMVRGGAGADFVTLVIGLNACSRAGWLRLGKEIHGLAVRMHCDGIESVSNAVIAMYARCKDMECALMLFKMLRCPGLVTWNTMIAGFALSDDAEEASRLFREMVCSDVEPNYVTVVTYLALCARVANLQHGRELHTHIVKHGFKGYRLLWNSLIDMYSKSGRLWVAQNVFDTMDDRDMISYTSMIAGYGMQGKGTVALRLFNQMIDSGIMPDAIIMVTVLSACSHSGLVDEGEEVFDKMVNSFGIKPQMEHYSCMVDLYARAGLLEKAEELLNQIPFPPTSTMLAALVGACHDQGNIVIGERSARRLLEMKTENAGHYVLVANMYAAAGCWNELATVRKLMRDLGVTKAPGLAWADLGNGFTPFLVGDRSNPLAPEIYEVLDELTEQMRNMDDCSDLDILSTEELME
- the LOC120658071 gene encoding atherin-like: MLLLLLDRCPLSPSSLSRASAARLRCCCCLRCCCSAEPAHGHLPACLAPSPAMAAPGPADLRAAPPHRRLASTARTTPPPPPPPRPPRTTHLRPSPDAPSTSQELTESSRSVALGFSGGGGRGESNAATDITAGPAW